The following are encoded in a window of Nibricoccus aquaticus genomic DNA:
- a CDS encoding Dabb family protein, which yields MKKFLVTLLAAGLLAFSAVHASAQSEAAPKSVMHVVTVSWKADAKPEQIQAALDGAQKLPSAYKGITRVWAKTIKAQGDRTHAIAMEFASEQALKDYTGSDAQKEWYKVYLPIRERSTTFDVTN from the coding sequence ATGAAGAAATTCCTCGTTACCCTCCTTGCTGCCGGGCTTCTCGCCTTCAGTGCAGTGCATGCGTCCGCACAATCCGAGGCCGCTCCCAAATCGGTCATGCATGTGGTTACCGTGTCCTGGAAAGCCGATGCGAAACCGGAACAGATTCAGGCGGCACTCGACGGCGCGCAGAAACTTCCGTCCGCCTACAAAGGGATCACTCGCGTGTGGGCCAAAACGATCAAAGCCCAGGGCGACCGCACGCACGCGATCGCGATGGAGTTCGCGAGTGAACAGGCGCTCAAGGACTACACCGGCAGCGATGCGCAAAAAGAGTGGTACAAAGTTTACCTGCCCATCCGTGAGCGCAGCACCACGTTTGACGTGACGAACTGA
- a CDS encoding DUF167 domain-containing protein, with amino-acid sequence MAGPTCTLAIKAIPNAPRTEIAGRLGDALKIKVHAPALEGRANDELCAFLAEKLGLPKRAVTLLQGEKSRHKLVHIAGRSSADVKRQLA; translated from the coding sequence ATGGCCGGCCCTACCTGCACGCTCGCCATCAAAGCCATCCCCAACGCGCCGCGCACCGAGATCGCGGGCAGGCTCGGCGACGCGCTTAAAATCAAAGTCCACGCCCCCGCCCTCGAAGGCCGCGCCAACGACGAGCTTTGCGCCTTCCTCGCCGAAAAACTCGGCCTCCCCAAACGCGCCGTCACTCTCCTCCAAGGCGAAAAGTCCCGCCACAAGCTAGTCCACATCGCCGGCCGCTCCTCCGCCGACGTGAAACGCCAGCTCGCCTGA
- a CDS encoding MATE family efflux transporter: MSSTLLIQESRRTLALAFPIIVGQVGQMLIGITDTALIGRVGTVPLAAAAFTHSVFGVFFIVGIGLLIPVGVFSAREFGAGDLRGCAAWLRHGRMVALAVSAVGVALMALLVTQLDRFGQPPEVVAIMTPFYLLIAASLVPTLFFQVQRQFAESLGHPWVPMMIMLVDVALNALLNWMFIWGHLGAPAMGLTGSGVATLIARTAAVVAIAMWLRRAKALSAVRAAAVNGKWERERFRALWRMGLPAGGAMLFEAGAFGAAALMMGWLGATALAAHQVALSCAAFAFMFPLGLSTAASMRVSNAIGEGRREALRAIGFGALGMSSVFVLVFATAFGFAGEAIARLFSADTAVVALAAKLLLVAAVFQLFDGAQVVAGGALRGLTDVKVPTAITFVAYWMLALPGGYFLGVRGVGPLGVWGALAAGLAFAAVFLAWRFARLTRVAVG; encoded by the coding sequence TTGTCGTCCACACTTCTCATCCAAGAAAGCCGGCGCACGCTGGCACTGGCTTTTCCGATCATCGTCGGACAGGTGGGGCAGATGCTGATCGGGATCACGGATACGGCGTTGATCGGGCGCGTGGGGACGGTGCCGTTGGCGGCGGCGGCGTTTACGCACAGTGTGTTCGGCGTATTTTTTATCGTGGGAATCGGGTTGCTGATTCCGGTGGGTGTGTTCTCGGCACGGGAGTTTGGGGCGGGGGATTTGCGCGGATGCGCGGCGTGGTTGCGGCACGGCCGGATGGTGGCGCTGGCGGTGAGTGCGGTCGGGGTGGCGTTGATGGCGCTGCTCGTGACGCAGCTGGATCGTTTCGGGCAGCCGCCGGAGGTGGTGGCGATCATGACGCCGTTTTATCTGCTGATCGCGGCGTCACTGGTGCCGACGTTGTTTTTTCAAGTGCAGCGTCAGTTCGCGGAGTCGCTCGGGCATCCGTGGGTGCCGATGATGATCATGCTGGTGGATGTAGCGCTGAATGCGTTACTCAACTGGATGTTTATCTGGGGGCATCTGGGCGCGCCAGCGATGGGGCTGACCGGTTCGGGTGTGGCGACGTTGATCGCGCGGACGGCGGCGGTGGTGGCGATTGCGATGTGGCTGCGGCGGGCGAAGGCGTTGTCGGCGGTGCGCGCGGCGGCGGTGAATGGGAAGTGGGAGCGCGAGCGGTTTCGCGCGCTGTGGCGGATGGGGCTGCCGGCGGGTGGGGCGATGTTGTTTGAGGCGGGGGCGTTTGGCGCGGCGGCGTTGATGATGGGGTGGCTGGGGGCGACGGCGCTGGCGGCTCACCAGGTGGCGCTGAGCTGCGCGGCGTTTGCCTTCATGTTTCCGCTCGGGCTTTCGACGGCAGCGAGCATGCGGGTGAGCAATGCGATCGGCGAGGGGCGGCGCGAGGCGCTGCGGGCGATCGGGTTTGGGGCGCTGGGGATGTCGAGCGTGTTCGTGCTGGTTTTCGCCACGGCATTTGGGTTCGCGGGGGAGGCGATTGCGCGTCTGTTTTCAGCGGATACGGCGGTGGTGGCGCTGGCGGCGAAGTTGTTGCTGGTGGCGGCGGTGTTCCAGCTTTTCGACGGCGCGCAGGTGGTGGCGGGCGGGGCTTTGCGCGGGCTGACGGATGTGAAGGTGCCGACGGCGATCACGTTTGTCGCTTACTGGATGCTGGCGCTGCCGGGCGGATATTTTCTCGGCGTGCGCGGGGTGGGGCCGCTGGGTGTCTGGGGCGCGCTAGCGGCGGGGCTGGCGTTTGCGGCGGTGTTTCTGGCGTGGCGGTTTGCGCGGCTGACGCGGGTGGCGGTGGGTTGA